CATTAACGGTCGGCCGATCCGGCTGGAAGATCTCGGTGAGATCTGTATCGACCGCCACGGGGAGGAGGTCCTGGAATTGACTATCAACCGCAAACTCATCGAACAGGCGTGCAAGAAAAGAGGTATCACGATTACCGATGCCGATGTGGAAGCGGAAATCGCGCGGTTGGCCTCTCAGAATTTGCCTCCGCGAGCGGATGGCAAGCCCGATGTGGAAAGATGGGTGGATATGATCTGTGAGCAACAGAAGATCACGCCTGAGATCTATCGGCACGACCTCGTCTGGCCCACCGTTGCGCTCAAGAAACTGGTCAATGCCGACGTCCAGGTAACCGATGAAGACCTGAAGAAGGCCTTCGAGGCGAATTATGGTCCCCGGGTGCGGTGCCGGGCCATCGTGCTCAATAATCTTCGGCGGGCCCAGCAGGTGTGGGAGAAGGCACGTGCCAATCCCACGGAAGAGAACTTCGCCGACCTCGCCGAACAGTACTCCATCGATCCCGCCACGCGGGCCCTCCGTGGCGAAGTGGCCCCCATCCAAAAACACGGTGGTCAGCCCAATCTGGAAGAGGAAGCTTTCTCGCTCAAACCTGGGGAAATCTCAGGGATTATCCAGGTAGGACCGGAAACCTACGTCATTCTCTACTGCCTGGGCTTCACCAAACCCGTGGATGTGGATTTTGCTTCCGTCAAAGACATCCTCACGGAGGATATTCGGGAAAAGAAACTGCGTCTTGCCATGGCAGACTATTTTGACAAGTTGCGGGCGGCCGCCACGATTGACAATTTCCTGGCCGGCACCACCCAGTCCCCCAATTTGACTCGTCGTGCCGCGGGGATGGAATCGACCGTTCGCTAGGCCCTGCACCGGGTTTACCGATACGAGAGAATGACGGGAACCTCGCGAACGCGTTCTCGGGCTGTGTTCACCCCGCCTCGAGAAGACGTGTGAGGTGGCGAAAGACCTCGCGCACAGAGACCACCCCAACAAGCTGGCCGTCGCTGAGAATAGGGATGTGCCGATAACCACCGACCGCCATACGATGGATGGCAAACGCCAAGCGGTCTTCCAGTTCGAGCGTCTCGACCGGCGAGGTCATGAAATCTCGCACAGCACGGTTTTCCCATTCCGCCCGATCGAGGCTGAGCCGAAGCAGCGCATCGCGTTCCGTGAAGATACCCACGAGCTGCGACGCTTCCATGACCAGGGCACAACCGGTCCGCGCGGCGACCATCCGCCGCAGGACTTCTCCCACCGGCGTTTCCGGTGACACGCAAACGGGATCGCGGATGTCGAGCCGGCCGATGCGATCGTAGGCAACGCTTCGTTCCAGCTCATTCTGGGGAACAAACGCCTCTTCCTGGGTGAGCGACTGATGACAGCGGACACACTCGTCGGCCCCCGCCAGGTTTTCGTGGCCACAATCGGGACAGATAATCCGCGTCATACTGTCCTCTACGTGTTGTGCAAACAGTGAAGTCGAGGTGTTACCTCGCCGGAGTTCCGTCTTCCGGCACCACCCAGGTGTCGCCTTCGTGAAAGAGGTCATCCAGGGACCGAGGCCCCCCGCGGGCCGCGATTGCCTTGGCGAGCTGCTCGTTGAGCAGCCCGTCATAGGTGGGTTGTTCCACCGCCCGGAAAACACCGATCGGCTCAGGAAAATCGGGATATCGCATGCGGCTGAGGACGTAGGCGAGAGTCGGATCGGCAGCCTTTTCATCATGGACGGCGATGTCCGCCTCGGTCACGCCGTCTCCCAGTTCCACGATCTCGGGGAGACATCCCCGGAATCGAATGCCTTTGTTCCGATTCTTGCCGAAGAGCATCGGCTTGCCATGCTCCAGTTCGAGAATATGATCCTCCTTCACCTGGCGATCGGTGGCGTATTCCCAGGCCCCGTCGTAGAAAACGACACAATTCTGGTAGATTTCCACGAAAGAGGTGCCTTTATGGGCGGCCGCCCGCTCCAGCACCATCGCCAAATGCTTTTGGTAAACGTCGATACTCCGCGCGACGAATGTGGCCTCCGCCCCAATCGCAAGGGAGATGGCATTGACCGGATGCTCCAGTGTGCCGAAGGGATTGCTCTTCGTGGGATGGCCAAGGGGAGTGGTCGGCGATGACTGACCCTTGGTGAGTCCATAGATTCGGTTGTTAAACAACAGGATAGTCAGATCGACATTCCGCCGGATGACGTGCATGAGGTGATTCCCGCCGATGCTCAGCCCATCGCCATCCCCGGTAATCACCCACACATGAAGGTCCGGGCGGGTGCACTTGAGCCCGGTGGCGATGGCCGGGGCCCGACCGTGAATCCCGTGGATTCCGTACGTATTGACGTAGTAGGGAAAACGGCTGGAACATCCAATGCCCGAGATGAATACCGTCTTTTCCCGAGGCAGGCCCAGACTGGCGAGAGTTTTCTTGACCTGGGCGAGGATGGCGTAGTCGCCGCAACCGGGGCACCATCGCACTTCCTGCCCGCTGGCATAATCATTCGGAGTCAGTTTCGCAGCTTCCACAAGGGCATCGACGGACATCGGTCAATCCTCACGCACAATGATTTTCAGGGAGGTGTTTTCCTGCGAGCGCGGATTCTTTTTCAGTTTTCACGCGCTTTGTTACTTGACGTATTCCACGACAACATTTTCCGAGGGTTGCGAGGTTTTCTCTCCGGTTTCAAGGATGGCCAGGGCGGCCTCCACAAGTTCACTCACAGTGAACGGGCGGCCTTGCACCTTATTTACCCGATGCACCGGCCGGAGATATTTCGCCTGCAATAACAGGGCGAGTTGTCCGAGATTCAACTCCGGCACCATGACGTGCTCATATCGGGACAGAATATCCTCCAGATCGAGAGGCAGGGGATTGAGGTAGCGGAGGTGCGTGAAGGCGACGTCCTGGCCGGTCGCCCACAGTTCCTGCACCGCCGAATACACCGAGCCATACGTGCTTCCCCAGCTTACGATGAGAAGCTTTCCCGACTTGGGGCCTTCCACGACCTGCGG
This is a stretch of genomic DNA from Thermogutta terrifontis. It encodes these proteins:
- a CDS encoding cyclic nucleotide-binding/CBS domain-containing protein, yielding MTRIICPDCGHENLAGADECVRCHQSLTQEEAFVPQNELERSVAYDRIGRLDIRDPVCVSPETPVGEVLRRMVAARTGCALVMEASQLVGIFTERDALLRLSLDRAEWENRAVRDFMTSPVETLELEDRLAFAIHRMAVGGYRHIPILSDGQLVGVVSVREVFRHLTRLLEAG
- a CDS encoding 2-oxoacid:ferredoxin oxidoreductase subunit beta, which codes for MSVDALVEAAKLTPNDYASGQEVRWCPGCGDYAILAQVKKTLASLGLPREKTVFISGIGCSSRFPYYVNTYGIHGIHGRAPAIATGLKCTRPDLHVWVITGDGDGLSIGGNHLMHVIRRNVDLTILLFNNRIYGLTKGQSSPTTPLGHPTKSNPFGTLEHPVNAISLAIGAEATFVARSIDVYQKHLAMVLERAAAHKGTSFVEIYQNCVVFYDGAWEYATDRQVKEDHILELEHGKPMLFGKNRNKGIRFRGCLPEIVELGDGVTEADIAVHDEKAADPTLAYVLSRMRYPDFPEPIGVFRAVEQPTYDGLLNEQLAKAIAARGGPRSLDDLFHEGDTWVVPEDGTPAR